The Populus trichocarpa isolate Nisqually-1 chromosome 11, P.trichocarpa_v4.1, whole genome shotgun sequence genome has a segment encoding these proteins:
- the LOC18103309 gene encoding cytochrome P450 72A397: MTVTVSSILVSIVYVAVVRWAWRVLNWVWFRPKKVERCLRQQGFAGKPYRLLFGDWKESSDMLKEARTKPIGLSDALLPRVMPFLHQLVKDYGKNSFMWVGPKPRVNIMNPDQIRDVFMKINEYKKPSHPLLKLIVCGLASHEGEKWAKHRKIINPAFHQEKLKLMIPAFYESCSGMINKWEKLVSVDEGPCELDVWPDLQGLTCDAISRTSFGSNYEEGKRIFDLLKELTNLTAHVIIKAIVIPGYRFLPIPSNRRLKAIDKEIKASLNALINKREKAMSAGEDAKKDLLGLLLESNFREIQEHGNTKSVGMSIEDVIDECKIFYFAGQETTLVLLTWTMILLAQYPNWQARAREEVVQVFGNKKPHFDGLNHLKVVTMILYEVLRLYPPVITLNRDVHEEIKLGNLLLPAGVQVSLPTILLHQDHELWGDDASEFKPERFAEGVSKATKSQVSFLPFGWGPRICVGQNFALIEAKMALAMVLQRYSFELSPSYIHAPRTVITLQPQHGAPMILRKL, encoded by the exons ATGACAGTAACAGTCTCTTCAATTCTAGTCTCCATTGTTTATGTTGCAGTGGTAAGATGGGCATGGAGAGTTTTGAACTGGGTTTGGTTTCGGCCGAAGAAGGTCGAGAGGTGCTTGAGACAACAAGGTTTTGCAGGCAAGCCTTACAGGCTTTTGTTCGGAGACTGGAAAGAAAGTTCAGATATGTTGAAAGAAGCAAGGACCAAACCCATTGGTTTATCAGACGCTCTTCTACCTCGTGTCATGCCCTTCCTCCATCAACTGGTCAAGGATTATG GTAAGAATTCATTTATGTGGGTTGGGCCGAAACCAAGAGTGAACATCATGAACCCTGATCAGATAAGGGACGTATTCATGAAGATAAATGAATATAAGAAGCCCTCGCACCCGCTGTTGAAACTTATAGTATGTGGACTTGCAAGTCACGAGGGTGAAAAATGGGCTAAACATAGAAAGATAATCAACCCAGCATTCCATCAAGAGAAGCTAAAG CTTATGATACCTGCGTTTTACGAAAGTTGTAGTGGGATGATTAACAAGTGGGAGAAGCTGGTCTCTGTAGACGAGGGGCCATGTGAATTGGATGTCTGGCCTGATCTTCAAGGCTTAACTTGTGATGCTATTTCTCGAACGTCGTTTGGAAGTAATTacgaagaaggaaaaagaatatTTGATCTCCTCAAGGAACTTACCAATCTTACAGCTCATGTTATAATAAAAGCTATTGTCATACCAGGGTACAG GTTTCTGCCGATCCCATCTAATAGAAGGCTAAAAGCTAttgacaaagaaataaaagCTTCTCTTAATGCTCTCATCaacaaaagagagaaagcaatgAGTGCTGGTGAAGATGCAAAGAAAGACTTGTTGGGTTTACTTCTGGAATCCAATTTTAGAGAAATACAAGAGCATGGAAATACCAAGAGCGTCGGAATGAGCATTGAAGATGTGATTGACGAATGTAAAATATTCTACTTTGCTGGACAAGAAACAACCTTAGTTCTTCTTACCTGGACCATGATTTTATTGGCTCAGTATCCGAATTGGCAAGCACGCGCAAGAGAAGAGGTTGTGCAAGTCTTTGGTAACAAAAAACCACATTTCGATGGGCTAAATCACCTTAAAGTT GTTACCATGATTTTGTATGAAGTTCTTAGGTTATACCCGCCAGTAATTACGCTTAATCGAGATGTTCATGAAGAAATAAAGCTTGGAAATTTGCTATTACCTGCCGGAGTGCAGGTCTCGTTGCCAACAATCCTCCTTCACCAAGACCATGAACTATGGGGTGATGATGCCTCTGAGTTCAAACCAGAGAGGTTTGCTGAAGGTGTTTCAAAGGCAACAAAGAGTCAAGTCTCATTCCTTCCATTTGGATGGGGTCCTCGAATATGCGTTGGACAAAACTTTGCTTTGATTGAAGCAAAAATGGCTTTGGCAATGGTTTTACAGCGCTACTCTTTTGAGCTCTCTCCGTCGTATATTCATGCTCCTCGCACAGTCATAACTCTTCAGCCACAGCACGGTGCTCCAATGATATTACGTAAACTCTAA